One Gloeothece verrucosa PCC 7822 DNA window includes the following coding sequences:
- a CDS encoding STAS domain-containing protein — MRSTVKSSKIITIEPAGYITAANISEFQEELTLSLTSGDHSVFLIDMTKVEFLDSAGLMALASAFRLAEKLGKRFSLCSIPPSVKIIFELTQLDRVLDIYESREAFEASVHLTPEMAA, encoded by the coding sequence ATGAGGAGTACAGTCAAATCATCTAAAATCATTACCATCGAACCGGCTGGATATATAACAGCCGCTAATATCTCCGAGTTTCAAGAAGAACTCACCTTGAGTCTCACATCGGGTGACCACTCCGTCTTTTTGATCGATATGACTAAAGTAGAGTTTCTCGATAGTGCAGGACTCATGGCTTTAGCATCGGCGTTTCGTCTGGCGGAAAAACTGGGCAAACGCTTTAGTTTATGTTCAATTCCTCCCTCAGTTAAAATTATTTTTGAACTGACTCAGTTAGATAGAGTTTTAGATATCTATGAGAGCCGCGAAGCTTTTGAGGCTTCGGTCCATCTCACCCCCGAAATGGCGGCCTAG
- a CDS encoding histidine triad nucleotide-binding protein has product MSDTIFGKIIRREIPASIVYEDDLVLAFKDIQPQAPTHILVIPKKPITQLDAATEEDEQLLGHLLLSVKKVAAQAGLKNGYRVVINNGDDGGQTVYHLHLHILGDRPMTWPPG; this is encoded by the coding sequence ATGAGTGATACGATTTTTGGGAAAATCATCCGCCGAGAAATACCTGCAAGCATTGTTTACGAAGACGATTTGGTCTTAGCGTTTAAAGATATTCAACCACAAGCGCCGACTCATATTCTAGTGATTCCCAAAAAACCGATCACTCAATTAGATGCAGCAACCGAGGAAGATGAACAGCTATTGGGGCATTTATTGCTAAGTGTCAAAAAAGTAGCCGCTCAAGCAGGACTTAAAAACGGTTATCGAGTGGTAATCAATAATGGCGATGATGGTGGACAGACAGTCTATCATCTGCACTTACATATTTTAGGGGATCGTCCTATGACATGGCCTCCCGGTTGA